In one window of Paludisphaera rhizosphaerae DNA:
- a CDS encoding Mov34/MPN/PAD-1 family protein, with product MPASAPGPRPRPAFDPEGFEGPLEIPRTILAAMVDHCLRENPRECCGLLGGVPPRASSFHPLRNVAPTAETRYDADPRDLIEAVVDLRRRDAEILAIYHSHPRWEAVPSRTDLDQNHYGAVPRIIVSLLSSPPVVRVWRLGRDDFQEIPWTPTDDETLHDPPAGE from the coding sequence GTGCCCGCGTCCGCGCCCGGCCCCCGTCCTCGTCCCGCGTTCGATCCCGAGGGTTTCGAGGGGCCGCTGGAGATCCCCCGGACGATTCTCGCCGCGATGGTGGACCACTGCCTGCGCGAGAATCCCCGGGAGTGCTGCGGCCTGCTGGGGGGCGTGCCGCCGAGGGCGTCGTCGTTCCACCCCTTGCGCAACGTCGCCCCGACCGCCGAGACCCGCTACGACGCCGACCCTCGCGACCTGATCGAGGCCGTCGTCGACCTCCGCCGCCGGGACGCCGAGATCCTGGCGATTTACCACTCCCACCCCCGCTGGGAGGCCGTCCCCAGCCGGACCGACCTCGATCAGAACCACTACGGGGCCGTCCCCCGGATCATCGTCTCCCTGCTGTCGAGCCCCCCCGTCGTCCGCGTCTGGCGGCTCGGCCGCGACGATTTCCAGGAGATCCCCTGGACGCCCACGGACGACGAGACGTTGCACGACCCTCCGGCGGGCGAATAA
- the cysK gene encoding cysteine synthase A, with translation MNAGERVWSYGRIFDDVTQVIGGTPLIKLRRVVDGAKATVVAKLESANPLWSVKDRIGVAMIDEAEAQGKVGPGTVIVEPTSGNTGIALAFTCAARGYRLIVTMPESMSLERRRLIKAFGAEIVLTPASEGMPGAVRKAEELLKSLPKAYMPQQFKNPANPEIHRRTTAQEIWQDTEGKVDVFVAGVGTGGTITGVGQALKKLKPSVKVVAVEPAGSPVIAQSRKGESLRPGQHKIQGIGAGFIPDVLDMSVIDEVVDVRDDDAFETTRRLAREEGLLCGISCGAAAFAAIALAKKDEYAGKLIVALLPDLGERYLSTPLFPEA, from the coding sequence ATGAATGCCGGGGAGCGGGTCTGGTCGTATGGGCGGATCTTCGACGACGTCACTCAGGTGATCGGCGGCACGCCGCTCATCAAGCTGAGGAGAGTCGTCGACGGAGCCAAGGCCACGGTCGTCGCCAAGTTGGAAAGCGCCAACCCCTTGTGGTCGGTGAAGGACCGCATCGGCGTGGCGATGATCGACGAGGCCGAGGCCCAGGGGAAGGTCGGCCCTGGCACGGTGATCGTGGAGCCGACCAGCGGCAACACGGGGATCGCCCTGGCCTTCACCTGCGCCGCGCGGGGATACCGGCTGATCGTCACCATGCCGGAGAGCATGAGCCTGGAGCGCCGGCGGTTGATCAAGGCCTTCGGCGCGGAGATCGTTCTGACGCCCGCCTCCGAGGGGATGCCCGGGGCGGTCCGCAAGGCCGAGGAGCTGCTGAAGAGCCTCCCCAAGGCGTATATGCCCCAGCAGTTCAAGAACCCGGCCAACCCGGAGATCCACCGTCGGACGACCGCCCAGGAGATCTGGCAGGACACCGAGGGGAAGGTTGACGTCTTCGTGGCCGGCGTCGGCACGGGGGGGACGATCACGGGGGTCGGCCAGGCGCTCAAGAAGCTGAAGCCGTCCGTGAAGGTCGTCGCCGTGGAGCCGGCGGGCTCGCCGGTGATCGCCCAGAGCCGCAAGGGGGAGTCGCTGCGGCCGGGCCAGCACAAGATCCAGGGCATCGGCGCGGGCTTCATCCCGGACGTTCTGGACATGTCGGTGATCGACGAGGTGGTCGACGTCCGCGACGACGACGCCTTTGAGACCACCCGCCGGCTCGCCCGCGAGGAAGGCCTCCTCTGCGGCATCTCCTGCGGCGCTGCGGCGTTCGCGGCGATCGCCCTGGCGAAGAAGGACGAGTACGCCGGCAAGCTGATCGTGGCCCTGCTGCCCGACCTGGGCGAGCGCTACCTCTCCACGCCGCTCTTCCCCGAGGCCTGA
- a CDS encoding right-handed parallel beta-helix repeat-containing protein — protein MDVFRRAALAVAFLTTAAGTVFAQAGRGPSARWVGQDGKDFVGPHNRFEPSDVQDVHIAIAGLDPRREVKLIDVLSTERKHNQWQYNAIEPFAWKAAFVREQGSPRGDLYIEPGDYTGPRKYDLTIRYDDGREHKLSLMGKQVDSTLRTAAAAMKAAWVGQDGRDAVGPGPGVGPDGLADACIRLSGLSKKVDVRAVRIDGPSGTKWESHINPEMLPACELRLDPSKPGEGDLFFQPTRDLDGGPLAVRILYTNDTGDRASIAAGKFDPRRKAAEPPAPTVVVAEAQVKWLGQDGGNDPGDVHVAVTGVDVPRDLVAATLADGSIGSWSFRVGGDDPFRNASGWVGTDPMIVKPGGRAGTLDVFFPPIRDEAGASFSLRLIARDGRSTVIRFPGGSCDPALRHPAPAASRSEAKPGDDLQALVDQAGTVSLAAGTYRLVKPLVLNRPVVLTASQGATLVFSQPAGSPPWTTALKIHHGRTTLSGLSIRFEGPIRWDDKVGYGPAVIGTSDDRDPDPIRHSRKWGIVLSKLDVEGPPSTDPSKWVDSVGMFRFTHADGGRVEGCTLLGGSVQFFNGPWSFVDNTFRGAPAKTMSAAAISGRYIHDVLVRKNRVKGEPSGKLWRFFALGAAGKDVIVEDNVVEGVGEIDGDGVPRVNAPEIMLTESYRVGYEGAVRSVSPDGRLIRVGERQGDVPIRAGWTVAILTGPAAGTYRRLLQPIDDTTLLLDEPIPKETGVVSIVDGLTGIRFSGNSVDIRGSSTSYGLVLPGNQFGTVVERNRFMGGATGMAAGACASEQPVHWGWSHCPAIGVLIRGNTFEDACEGLTLGVQHDPKHVKSNAGRVYMSATVEDNVVRWTDAFLRRVAADRESGKRPLVGIALGEQHSRDPSELRVQAARNTLDAPAGRKLGPSFLVRAADLNGKPARDETLSLPGER, from the coding sequence ATGGATGTCTTTCGCAGGGCGGCGCTGGCCGTGGCGTTCTTGACGACGGCCGCGGGGACGGTTTTCGCGCAGGCCGGTCGAGGGCCCTCGGCGCGTTGGGTGGGGCAGGACGGCAAGGACTTCGTCGGGCCGCACAATCGGTTCGAGCCCAGCGACGTGCAGGACGTCCACATCGCGATCGCCGGCCTCGACCCGCGCAGGGAGGTGAAGCTCATCGACGTCCTGTCGACCGAGCGCAAGCACAACCAGTGGCAATACAACGCCATCGAACCGTTCGCCTGGAAGGCGGCGTTCGTCCGCGAGCAAGGCTCCCCCAGGGGCGACCTCTACATCGAGCCCGGCGACTACACGGGCCCTCGCAAGTACGACCTCACCATCCGCTACGACGACGGTCGCGAGCATAAGCTCTCGCTGATGGGTAAGCAGGTCGACTCAACCCTGCGGACGGCGGCCGCCGCGATGAAGGCGGCGTGGGTCGGCCAGGACGGTCGCGACGCCGTCGGCCCTGGGCCGGGCGTCGGACCCGACGGCCTGGCGGACGCCTGCATCCGGCTCTCCGGCCTGTCGAAGAAAGTCGACGTCCGCGCGGTTCGCATCGACGGCCCCTCGGGCACGAAGTGGGAGAGCCACATCAACCCGGAGATGCTCCCGGCCTGCGAGCTGCGGCTCGATCCTTCGAAGCCCGGCGAAGGGGACCTCTTTTTCCAGCCGACGCGTGACCTCGACGGCGGCCCTCTGGCCGTCCGCATCCTCTACACCAACGACACGGGTGACCGCGCCTCGATCGCCGCCGGCAAGTTCGACCCGAGACGCAAGGCGGCTGAGCCCCCTGCCCCGACGGTGGTCGTCGCCGAGGCCCAGGTGAAGTGGCTCGGCCAGGACGGGGGGAACGATCCTGGCGATGTCCACGTCGCCGTGACGGGCGTCGACGTTCCCCGCGACCTCGTCGCCGCCACGCTGGCCGACGGCTCGATCGGCTCCTGGTCGTTCCGCGTCGGGGGGGACGATCCGTTCCGGAACGCCTCGGGGTGGGTGGGGACCGACCCGATGATCGTCAAGCCGGGCGGACGGGCCGGGACGCTCGACGTCTTCTTCCCGCCGATCCGCGACGAGGCCGGCGCCTCGTTCAGCCTCCGTCTGATCGCCCGCGACGGCCGGTCGACGGTCATCCGCTTCCCGGGAGGCTCGTGCGACCCAGCGCTCCGGCACCCGGCCCCGGCCGCTTCCCGGAGCGAGGCCAAACCGGGAGACGACCTCCAGGCCCTCGTCGATCAGGCGGGGACCGTCAGCCTCGCGGCGGGGACGTATCGGTTGGTCAAACCGCTCGTCCTGAACCGGCCCGTCGTCCTGACGGCCTCCCAGGGAGCGACGCTCGTCTTCAGCCAGCCGGCGGGCTCCCCCCCCTGGACGACCGCGCTGAAGATCCACCACGGCCGGACGACGCTGTCGGGGCTCTCGATCCGCTTCGAGGGTCCGATCCGCTGGGACGACAAGGTGGGCTACGGTCCGGCGGTGATCGGCACGAGCGACGACCGCGACCCAGACCCGATCCGCCACTCCCGCAAGTGGGGGATCGTGCTCTCGAAGCTCGACGTGGAAGGCCCCCCCTCGACCGACCCCAGCAAGTGGGTCGACTCCGTGGGGATGTTCCGGTTCACCCACGCCGACGGCGGCCGAGTCGAGGGCTGCACGCTGCTGGGGGGCTCGGTCCAGTTCTTCAACGGGCCGTGGTCGTTCGTGGACAACACGTTCCGCGGAGCGCCGGCGAAAACGATGTCGGCCGCGGCGATCTCGGGTCGTTACATCCACGACGTCCTTGTCCGCAAGAACCGCGTGAAGGGGGAGCCGTCCGGCAAGCTCTGGAGGTTCTTTGCGCTCGGGGCGGCGGGGAAGGACGTGATCGTGGAGGACAACGTCGTCGAGGGGGTTGGCGAGATCGACGGCGACGGCGTTCCGCGCGTGAACGCGCCCGAGATCATGTTGACGGAGTCTTACCGCGTGGGATACGAGGGGGCCGTGCGATCGGTCTCGCCCGACGGCCGCCTGATCCGCGTCGGCGAGCGCCAGGGCGACGTCCCGATCCGAGCCGGCTGGACCGTGGCGATCCTGACCGGGCCCGCCGCCGGAACGTATCGCCGCCTCCTCCAGCCGATCGACGACACGACCCTGCTGCTCGACGAGCCGATCCCGAAGGAGACGGGCGTCGTCTCGATCGTCGACGGCCTGACGGGGATCCGGTTCTCGGGGAACAGCGTCGATATCCGGGGAAGCTCCACGTCGTACGGACTGGTCCTGCCGGGGAACCAGTTCGGCACGGTCGTCGAACGGAACCGCTTCATGGGCGGCGCGACGGGGATGGCTGCGGGCGCCTGCGCCTCGGAGCAACCGGTGCATTGGGGATGGTCGCACTGCCCGGCGATCGGGGTTCTGATCCGGGGCAACACGTTCGAGGACGCCTGCGAGGGCCTCACGCTGGGCGTGCAGCACGACCCGAAGCACGTCAAGTCCAACGCCGGCCGCGTGTACATGTCGGCGACCGTTGAAGACAACGTCGTCCGCTGGACCGACGCCTTCCTGCGTCGAGTCGCCGCCGACCGCGAGTCCGGCAAGCGCCCGCTGGTGGGGATCGCCCTCGGCGAACAGCACTCCCGCGACCCGTCCGAACTCCGCGTGCAGGCCGCCCGCAACACCCTCGACGCCCCCGCCGGCCGCAAACTGGGCCCCTCGTTCCTCGTCCGCGCCGCCGACCTGAACGGCAAGCCGGCGCGTGATGAGACTCTCAGCTTGCCGGGGGAGCGATAG
- a CDS encoding Uma2 family endonuclease has translation MSASTRKRVSARATNESSSAFSLNVPQGVRLIVAAEDFEKLCAEDANRELRLERESDGGLIVMAPAGSDGGRRNNALSARLWNWNDACGLGEAFDSSSGFTFPNGAVRAADAAWILKARWEAVPADDRARFARIVPDFVAELRSPGDGLKELQAKMAEYIAQGVRLGWLIDPTTQAVEVYRPGREPETLTRPTSLSGEDVLPGLVLDLKRILFD, from the coding sequence ATGAGTGCGTCGACTCGGAAGCGGGTCTCGGCCAGGGCGACGAACGAATCGTCGTCGGCGTTCTCGCTGAACGTTCCCCAGGGCGTCCGTCTGATCGTTGCGGCCGAGGACTTTGAGAAGCTCTGTGCCGAGGACGCCAACCGCGAGCTGAGGCTGGAACGCGAGTCGGACGGGGGATTGATCGTCATGGCGCCAGCGGGATCGGACGGAGGGCGGCGGAACAATGCGTTGAGCGCCCGACTCTGGAACTGGAATGACGCCTGTGGTCTGGGCGAGGCGTTCGACTCCTCCAGCGGCTTCACCTTCCCCAACGGCGCGGTCCGGGCCGCGGACGCAGCCTGGATCCTCAAGGCTCGCTGGGAGGCCGTTCCCGCCGACGACCGCGCCCGGTTCGCCCGGATCGTCCCCGACTTCGTCGCCGAACTCCGCTCGCCGGGCGACGGCTTGAAAGAGCTGCAGGCCAAGATGGCCGAGTACATCGCCCAGGGCGTCCGCCTGGGCTGGCTGATCGACCCGACGACGCAGGCGGTGGAAGTCTACAGGCCCGGCCGTGAGCCCGAGACGCTGACGAGGCCGACGAGCCTCTCCGGCGAGGACGTGCTGCCGGGCCTCGTCCTCGACCTGAAGCGAATCCTCTTTGATTGA
- a CDS encoding sialidase family protein → MTRALTKVVGGLWVVGMLAGAAPPEIVKRPIFEAEAKHNHASCVIETARGDLLAVWYSGSGERQSDDVEVQAAWLAKGADKWSPRFLTADTPGYPDCNPALLAAPDGRVWMFWPTILDHRWEGALLKYAVADPSQSPPGPIKWETSNVLHLTPAPGTVEKAVAGSIAKLTDEERKKYAKSIDPLTERSADLLYQRLGWMPRVRGVVLPSGRWILPLYCDTFSISMMATSDDQGKTWKAGEPTVGFGAIQPSLVQKKDGSLVAFMRDNGPHKKIRTAISTDEGKTWTDAVDTTLDNPGAGIEAIKLASGAWALVYNDLPRGRHSLAVSLSDDEGKTWPITRHVEKGETGQSFHYPSMTQGRDGKIQLSYTYSLGLGGGTARTSTIMHATFDEAWVRKGD, encoded by the coding sequence ATGACGCGAGCGTTGACGAAGGTGGTCGGCGGGCTATGGGTTGTGGGGATGCTCGCCGGGGCGGCGCCCCCGGAGATCGTCAAGCGGCCGATCTTCGAGGCCGAGGCCAAGCACAACCACGCCTCCTGCGTGATCGAGACGGCCCGCGGCGATCTGCTCGCGGTGTGGTACTCGGGCTCGGGCGAGCGGCAGTCGGACGACGTGGAGGTTCAGGCCGCCTGGCTGGCGAAGGGGGCCGACAAATGGTCGCCCCGGTTCCTCACGGCCGATACCCCCGGCTATCCCGACTGCAACCCCGCGCTCCTCGCCGCGCCCGACGGCCGGGTCTGGATGTTCTGGCCGACGATCCTCGACCACCGCTGGGAAGGCGCGCTGTTGAAGTACGCCGTCGCCGACCCCTCGCAGAGCCCGCCGGGACCGATCAAGTGGGAGACCTCCAACGTCCTGCACCTCACCCCCGCGCCGGGGACCGTTGAGAAGGCCGTCGCCGGGTCGATCGCCAAGCTCACCGATGAGGAGCGGAAGAAGTACGCCAAGTCGATCGACCCGCTGACGGAACGCTCGGCCGACCTGCTCTACCAGCGCCTGGGCTGGATGCCCCGCGTCCGGGGCGTGGTGCTCCCCTCCGGTCGGTGGATCCTGCCGCTCTACTGCGACACCTTCTCGATCTCCATGATGGCGACCAGCGACGACCAGGGCAAAACCTGGAAGGCCGGCGAGCCGACCGTGGGCTTTGGCGCGATTCAGCCCAGCCTCGTGCAGAAGAAGGACGGCTCGCTGGTCGCCTTCATGCGCGACAACGGCCCCCACAAGAAGATCCGCACGGCGATCTCGACCGACGAGGGGAAGACCTGGACCGACGCCGTCGACACCACGCTGGACAACCCCGGAGCCGGGATCGAGGCGATCAAGCTGGCCTCCGGCGCGTGGGCGCTCGTCTACAACGACCTCCCTCGAGGCCGCCATTCGCTGGCGGTCTCGCTCTCCGACGACGAGGGGAAGACCTGGCCGATCACCCGCCACGTCGAGAAGGGAGAGACCGGCCAATCGTTCCACTATCCCTCGATGACCCAGGGCCGCGACGGCAAGATCCAGCTCAGCTACACGTACTCCCTGGGCCTCGGCGGCGGCACCGCCCGGACCAGCACGATCATGCACGCGACGTTCGACGAGGCGTGGGTCCGCAAGGGGGATTGA
- a CDS encoding WD40 repeat domain-containing protein → MSSTTITSRPVGVWIALGLAACLAWGRPCAAQGRNMARPAVAKPDLSRLTPEKLQTLNGHRQDVWRLAFNPREPSILVSCGDDSQVITWDLQTGRPMEEVKILDHKVRDLAFDETGRFFAVATTNPWEGGFSGLLRIRDAAEGTMVEIKSLQRWTFRSVAVDPKGVWMAAGGDSRALRVWKLARPVVVPDDRGEPKLSYFELPTPPALPNEILTVDVHGGRQNPIIAVGGKEGMLKVFKIKNDRLIETPITTADAPGEMRSVKFHPQADFLATGGASGVVRLWDLDKGTPTQRFDAQAMGVNDMAFSPDGSLLAVAHDSGHIRLWDIETGKEVAKLEAHKGGALAVAFSRDGRSLATGGRDFSVSVWRLFPIEARKKKS, encoded by the coding sequence ATGAGTTCGACGACCATAACGAGCCGCCCGGTCGGCGTCTGGATTGCGCTTGGACTCGCGGCATGCCTGGCGTGGGGACGCCCGTGTGCGGCGCAGGGGCGGAATATGGCGAGACCGGCCGTGGCGAAGCCGGACCTCTCCAGGCTCACCCCCGAGAAACTGCAGACACTGAACGGTCACCGACAGGACGTCTGGCGGCTCGCCTTCAATCCTCGCGAGCCGTCGATCCTGGTCTCCTGCGGCGACGACTCACAAGTCATCACCTGGGATTTGCAGACCGGCAGGCCGATGGAGGAGGTGAAGATTCTCGACCACAAGGTCCGCGACCTCGCCTTCGACGAGACCGGTCGCTTCTTCGCCGTCGCGACGACTAACCCCTGGGAGGGCGGGTTCTCCGGCCTCTTACGCATTCGGGATGCGGCCGAAGGGACGATGGTCGAGATCAAGTCGCTCCAGCGCTGGACGTTCCGATCCGTCGCCGTCGACCCCAAGGGCGTCTGGATGGCTGCCGGAGGAGACTCGCGTGCGCTGCGTGTCTGGAAGCTGGCCCGCCCGGTCGTCGTCCCCGACGACCGCGGCGAGCCCAAACTCTCTTACTTCGAATTGCCAACCCCGCCGGCGCTTCCCAACGAGATCCTCACCGTCGACGTCCACGGCGGCCGTCAGAATCCGATAATCGCCGTCGGCGGCAAGGAGGGGATGCTCAAGGTCTTCAAGATCAAGAACGACCGGCTGATCGAGACCCCCATCACCACAGCAGACGCCCCTGGCGAGATGCGCTCCGTGAAGTTCCACCCTCAGGCCGACTTCCTGGCCACCGGCGGCGCAAGCGGAGTCGTCCGGCTTTGGGACCTGGACAAGGGGACCCCCACCCAGCGGTTCGATGCCCAGGCCATGGGCGTGAACGACATGGCGTTTTCGCCCGATGGCTCACTGCTCGCAGTCGCCCACGACAGCGGCCACATCCGTCTGTGGGACATCGAGACCGGCAAGGAGGTCGCCAAGCTGGAGGCCCACAAAGGAGGCGCCTTGGCCGTGGCGTTCAGCCGCGACGGCCGATCGCTGGCCACTGGAGGCCGTGATTTCAGCGTCTCCGTCTGGCGGCTCTTCCCTATCGAGGCACGCAAGAAAAAGTCGTGA
- a CDS encoding NHL repeat-containing protein, which translates to MHFRRRRARLSLQPLEPRTLLTGPGTLDTTFSSDGRELIDFTSLPGVGATSGATSVLPLAGGGFLVAGDDLPWTIYGGAYPHSSSLLVARLKADGSLDTTFGTGGKASVTIPAAVVGNVSMMLQGDGKIVLVESAYDSTVSIGSTASQMYVARLNADGTPDNSFDSDGLVELGGFATVQGGSLVSAPTADGRIILVGEARDLSSPMAMRLNADGSVDKTFGSNGVVKFASYTDSASAMAIQPDGRIVIGLQQSFLSTGARHFAAVRIGADGGLDTAFGDGGIATVDFGDGSEYVNALAFDSSDRIILAGAVGSSFGVARLNRDGSLDTTFDSDGHATVAFGDKAAATAVAVDGSGNIILGGWTGSNSALGTLANADFAAARLTSTGTLDTTFGADGKATVDFSSLDGTTDPNRSDQAFAMTLDTNGKIVLAGWSFPSGGGFTTSGAPGQFAVARLDIATTITGGGGGGGGGGGGGGGGGSGGGGGGGGGTGTGNHIYFFYGLKHPAMVINRVAASATPAPAASPTTVATVRTRPTRIRRLPVSRTPRTTHASLAMRSETTRVPAHRLPA; encoded by the coding sequence ATGCACTTCCGTCGCCGCCGCGCCCGCCTGTCGCTCCAGCCCCTCGAACCGCGAACCCTCCTCACCGGCCCGGGGACGCTCGACACGACGTTCAGCAGCGACGGCCGCGAGTTGATCGATTTCACGAGTCTCCCGGGCGTCGGCGCGACGTCGGGCGCGACTTCCGTGCTGCCGCTGGCGGGCGGCGGATTCCTCGTCGCAGGGGACGACCTGCCATGGACGATCTACGGCGGGGCTTATCCCCACAGCTCCTCACTGCTCGTCGCCCGGCTGAAAGCCGACGGCTCGCTCGACACGACGTTCGGCACCGGCGGTAAGGCGTCGGTCACGATTCCGGCGGCCGTGGTCGGGAACGTCTCGATGATGTTGCAAGGCGACGGCAAGATCGTGCTGGTCGAATCCGCTTATGATTCCACAGTGAGCATCGGCTCGACGGCCTCTCAGATGTACGTGGCCCGGCTCAACGCCGACGGCACCCCCGACAACTCGTTCGATTCCGATGGGCTCGTCGAACTCGGCGGCTTCGCGACCGTCCAGGGGGGCTCGCTCGTCTCGGCCCCCACCGCCGACGGACGGATCATCCTCGTCGGCGAGGCCAGAGACTTGTCGAGCCCCATGGCCATGCGGCTGAACGCGGACGGCTCGGTCGACAAGACCTTCGGTTCGAACGGCGTCGTCAAATTCGCGTCTTACACGGATTCCGCCTCGGCCATGGCGATCCAGCCCGACGGACGGATCGTGATCGGGCTTCAACAGTCTTTTCTCTCAACCGGCGCCAGGCACTTCGCGGCCGTCCGGATCGGCGCCGACGGCGGGCTGGATACGGCCTTTGGCGACGGCGGTATCGCGACGGTCGACTTCGGCGACGGCTCGGAGTACGTCAACGCCCTGGCTTTCGACTCCAGTGACAGGATCATCCTCGCCGGCGCCGTGGGCTCCTCGTTCGGCGTCGCCCGGCTCAACCGTGACGGCTCCCTCGACACGACCTTCGACTCTGACGGCCACGCCACAGTCGCCTTCGGCGACAAGGCCGCCGCGACCGCCGTGGCCGTCGACGGCTCCGGAAACATCATCCTGGGCGGATGGACTGGCTCGAACTCGGCGCTGGGGACGCTCGCCAACGCCGACTTCGCCGCCGCCCGCCTGACCTCAACCGGCACCCTCGACACGACGTTCGGCGCGGACGGCAAGGCGACCGTCGACTTCAGCTCGCTCGACGGGACGACCGACCCCAACCGCAGCGACCAGGCCTTCGCCATGACCCTGGACACCAACGGCAAGATCGTCCTGGCCGGTTGGTCCTTCCCCAGCGGCGGCGGATTCACGACCAGCGGCGCCCCCGGTCAGTTCGCCGTCGCCCGGCTGGACATCGCGACGACGATCACAGGCGGCGGGGGAGGAGGAGGTGGTGGTGGTGGTGGTGGTGGTGGTGGTGGCAGCGGCGGCGGCGGAGGCGGTGGCGGTGGAACTGGCACGGGGAATCATATCTACTTTTTCTACGGACTGAAGCACCCCGCGATGGTCATCAACCGGGTGGCGGCTTCGGCGACGCCCGCGCCGGCGGCTTCGCCCACGACGGTCGCGACGGTGCGGACGAGGCCAACGCGGATTCGTCGCCTCCCCGTCAGCCGCACGCCGAGGACGACCCACGCGTCGCTGGCGATGCGATCCGAGACGACGCGGGTACCCGCACATCGCCTGCCGGCTTAA
- a CDS encoding RNA polymerase sigma factor, with amino-acid sequence MAGNEERPDDDPKTDAELLEKVKDVQDEQAWRELVRRYRTVVRRYCRGEATREGEELAQGVWLKLVRELPTFDYDPSRSFRGLLRTMSRNAAVDHFRRLGRAPAVERLGDREPIAPREFTTTLRGGRRLSPQEAASLQEAVRKQVRPDAWEIFRRCAIEGERISDVARELGRNYAAVYMACERVRFKVRKEADRRLGGAA; translated from the coding sequence ATGGCCGGAAACGAAGAGAGACCCGACGACGACCCCAAGACCGACGCCGAGTTGCTGGAGAAGGTGAAGGACGTCCAGGACGAGCAAGCCTGGCGCGAACTGGTCCGACGCTATCGGACGGTCGTCCGCCGCTACTGCCGGGGAGAGGCCACGCGCGAAGGGGAGGAACTCGCCCAGGGGGTCTGGTTGAAATTGGTCCGAGAGCTGCCGACCTTCGATTACGACCCGTCGAGGTCGTTCCGCGGCTTGCTGCGGACGATGTCCCGGAACGCGGCGGTCGACCACTTTCGACGACTGGGCCGTGCGCCGGCCGTCGAGCGGCTGGGGGATCGCGAGCCGATCGCCCCCCGCGAGTTCACGACGACCCTTCGCGGCGGACGACGGCTCAGCCCCCAGGAGGCCGCGAGCCTTCAAGAGGCCGTGCGGAAGCAGGTGAGGCCCGACGCCTGGGAGATCTTCCGCCGCTGCGCGATCGAGGGGGAGCGAATCTCCGACGTCGCCCGCGAACTGGGCAGGAACTACGCCGCCGTCTACATGGCCTGCGAGCGCGTCCGGTTCAAGGTCCGGAAGGAAGCGGATCGCCGGTTGGGCGGAGCGGCCTAG